A window of Corvus hawaiiensis isolate bCorHaw1 chromosome 17, bCorHaw1.pri.cur, whole genome shotgun sequence contains these coding sequences:
- the COMMD7 gene encoding COMM domain-containing protein 7 isoform X2 gives MGLLNFTRDPVPEAVSGDMHNLNQLSAQQFSALTEVLFRFLTEPKEVERFLTQLSDFATMNKISLGPLKNIVKSILLVPNGALKRNLSSEQVRADFIALGLSEEKASYFAEQWKVNSPTLTRLAVGQTLMINQLIDMEWKFGVTAGSSELEKVGSIFLQLKLVIKKGSQLENVYVELTLPQFYSFLHEMERVKTSLESFS, from the exons ATGGGGCTGCTCAACTTCACCCGCGACCCGGTGCCGGAGGCGGTGAGCGGCGACATGCACAACCTCAACCAGCTCAGCGCCCAG CAATTCTCGGCGCTGACTGAAGTGCTTTTCCGCTTTCTGACAGAGCCCAAGGAG GTAGAAAGGTTTCTGACTCAGCTCTCAGACTTTGCCACCATGAATAAAATCAGCTTGGGCCCCCTGAAAAACATTGTCAAAAGTATTCTTCTGGTACCCAACG GTGCCCTGAAGAGGAATTTGTCTTCAGAACAAGTCAGAGCAGATTTTATTGCTCTAG GCCTCAGTGAAGAGAAAGCCAGTTATTTTGCAGAACag TGGAAGGTGAATTCCCCCACCCTAACACGCCTGGCTGTGGGTCAGACACTGATGATTAACCAGCTGATAGATATGGAGTGGAAGTTTGGAG TGACTGCTGGGAGCAGTGAGCTGGAAAAAGTGGGAAGTATCTTCTTACAG cTGAAGCTGGTGATTAAAAAAGGGAGCCAATTGGAAAACGTGTATGTTG agttAACTTTGCCCCAGTTCTACAGTTTTCTGCATGAAATGGAACGGGTCAAAACCAGCCTGGAAAGCTTCAGCTGA
- the COMMD7 gene encoding COMM domain-containing protein 7 isoform X1, translating into MGLLNFTRDPVPEAVSGDMHNLNQLSAQQFSALTEVLFRFLTEPKEQVERFLTQLSDFATMNKISLGPLKNIVKSILLVPNGALKRNLSSEQVRADFIALGLSEEKASYFAEQWKVNSPTLTRLAVGQTLMINQLIDMEWKFGVTAGSSELEKVGSIFLQLKLVIKKGSQLENVYVELTLPQFYSFLHEMERVKTSLESFS; encoded by the exons ATGGGGCTGCTCAACTTCACCCGCGACCCGGTGCCGGAGGCGGTGAGCGGCGACATGCACAACCTCAACCAGCTCAGCGCCCAG CAATTCTCGGCGCTGACTGAAGTGCTTTTCCGCTTTCTGACAGAGCCCAAGGAG CAGGTAGAAAGGTTTCTGACTCAGCTCTCAGACTTTGCCACCATGAATAAAATCAGCTTGGGCCCCCTGAAAAACATTGTCAAAAGTATTCTTCTGGTACCCAACG GTGCCCTGAAGAGGAATTTGTCTTCAGAACAAGTCAGAGCAGATTTTATTGCTCTAG GCCTCAGTGAAGAGAAAGCCAGTTATTTTGCAGAACag TGGAAGGTGAATTCCCCCACCCTAACACGCCTGGCTGTGGGTCAGACACTGATGATTAACCAGCTGATAGATATGGAGTGGAAGTTTGGAG TGACTGCTGGGAGCAGTGAGCTGGAAAAAGTGGGAAGTATCTTCTTACAG cTGAAGCTGGTGATTAAAAAAGGGAGCCAATTGGAAAACGTGTATGTTG agttAACTTTGCCCCAGTTCTACAGTTTTCTGCATGAAATGGAACGGGTCAAAACCAGCCTGGAAAGCTTCAGCTGA